Proteins encoded within one genomic window of Fragaria vesca subsp. vesca linkage group LG1, FraVesHawaii_1.0, whole genome shotgun sequence:
- the LOC101301146 gene encoding F-box protein CPR30-like: protein MTENYLPEDIIVKILHRVPLKPLVRFSTVSKGWHSIIFADPQFKKSHTKFASAQQTLSRRLLYSTASQVESLVLETPSFGDTSSVRKLSCPFNKHGNRIKLLGSCNGLVCVALESTRNLYIWNPTNGFFQKLPDPGFSQEDNIVVYSGLGHLSATDDYKVLVAAGRARSRDRRRKLYLRRDEIKEVKIFSLRSKLWIELIPPRLTLERQGTLCNEALHWLHCKSIVVFDLAKEEFRLMPLPDCLIPFHFYIRLGVSSGGCLCVTYTFNFENSIDLWVMREYGVRESWTKLFNCNIAERPRGTYVSRPILVKESTLFVFIWDWGNWDNRLVLKIDHEQGIVGQYMLPKVDMIERRIVPNMIQYMIGYEESSVWLSDYHACSAREEEGQ, encoded by the coding sequence ATGACAGAAAATTACCTACCAGAAGACATCATTGTGAAAATCCTCCACAGGGTTCCCCTAAAACCCCTAGTACGATTCAGCACTGTTTCGAAAGGCTGGCATTCCATTATATTTGCCGACCCTCAATTCAAGAAATCCCATACGAAATTTGCTTCTGCGCAGCAAACCCTCAGTCGAAGACTCCTCTATTCCACGGCCTCTCAAGTTGAATCCTTAGTCTTGGAGACGCCGTCGTTTGGAGACACTTCTTCCGTCAGAAAGCTCAGCTGCCCCTTCAATAAACACGGGAATCGTATCAAGCTACTAGGCTCCTGTAATGGCTTGGTATGTGTAGCTCTTGAGTCCACGCGAAACTTGTATATTTGGAACCCAACAAACGGATTCTTCCAAAAGTTACCCGACCCTGGTTTCTCCCAAGAAGATAATATTGTGGTTTACTCTGGTTTAGGGCATTTGTCAGCCACAGACGACTACAAAGTTCTAGTTGCCGCCGGTAGAGCTAGAAGCAGAGATCGGCGCCGCAAACTTTATTTGCGGCGGGACGAGATCAAGGAGGTGAAGATATTCTCATTAAGGTCTAAGTTATGGATTGAACTGATCCCTCCACGCTTGACCCTTGAGCGTCAGGGGACTTTGTGCAATGAGGCACTTCATTGGTTGCATTGCAAAAGTATCGTTGTTTTTGATTTGGCCAAGGAAGAGTTCAGGCTAATGCCGCTGCCTGATTGTCTCATTCCTTTTCATTTTTACATCCGTCTTGGCGTTTCTTCTGGAGGATGCTTGTGTGTGACGTATACCTTCAATTTTGAAAACTCTATTGATTTGTGGGTGATGAGAGAATATGGCGTGCGTGAATCTTGGACTAAGCTCTTTAACTGTAACATTGCCGAACGGCCGCGTGGGACGTATGTCAGTCGACCAATCCTGGTTAAGGAGAGTACACTTTTTGTGTTTATATGGGATTGGGGGAACTGGGATAACAGGTTGGTCTTGAAGATCGATCATGAACAAGGGATAGTAGGCCAATATATGTTGCCTAAGGTTGACATGATTGAAAGGAGAATTGTGCCTAATATGATCCAATATATGATTGGATACGAAGAGAGTTCAGTTTGGCTTAGTGATTACCATGCATGTAGTGCACGAGAAGAAGAAGGTCAATAG
- the LOC101301436 gene encoding F-box/kelch-repeat protein At3g06240-like has product MQPQSLLSHPDENPNPPLLLSITTNNLESLELDRISLGNRADAHILASPAALPGRDVVLLGSCNDYRAIPPPPLPASEFGYAADPPFRHFGGFGYVSATQDYKLVLSAYVGIVPAAEGHPEDYDTVDVQVFSLNNETWGEEITSPCFAAVEGQGVLVNQKLHWVLDYYNIDDDGEEHIIAFDLETETFQSMRLPFPSAEPTNDIDNFGVAISRHEGNLCVWYYNKRAASVDYWIMEIYGENGSWRRFIFNISTQPPISFLKPLMVTESAIVLVRCSTTGVLELVRIRVNKEMRSVRCT; this is encoded by the exons ATGCAGCCCCAATCTCTTCTTAG CCATCCAGACGAAAACCCTAACCCGCCGCTCCTCCTCTCAATCACCACCAACAACCTCGAATCCCTGGAGCTCGACCGCATTTCTCTCGGAAATCGCGCTGACGCCCACATTCTCGCATCCCCTGCAGCCCTACCCGGCCGCGACGTCGTGCTATTGGGCTCTTGCAACG ACTACCGGGCAATACCTCCCCCTCCATTGCCGGCCAGTGAGTTTGGGTACGCCGCCGACCCTCCTTTCAGGCATTTCGGCGGATTTGGGTATGTCTCTGCCACTCAAGATTATAAGCTCGTTCTGTCTGCTTATGTTGGTATCGTCCCTGCCGCAGAAGGTCATCCAGAGGACTATGATACGGTGGATGTACAGGTTTTTTCGTTGAACAATGAAACGTGGGGGGAGGAGATTACGTCCCCTTGCTTCGCTGCCGTCGAGGGTCAAGGTGTTCTTGTCAACCAGAAGCTGCATTGGGTTCTCGACTACTATAACATTGATGATGATGGGGAGGAACATATCATTGCATTCGATTTGGAGACGGAGACGTTTCAGTCAATGCGGCTTCCATTTCCCAGTGCTGAACCAACCAATGACATTGATAACTTCGGTGTTGCTATTTCCCGCCACGAAGGGAATCTGTGTGTATGGTACTATAACAAGCGTGCTGCCTCCGTTGATTATTGGATCATGGAGATTTATGGGGAGAATGGTTCTTGGAGACGGTTTATCTTCAATATTTCCACTCAGCCTCCGATTAGTTTTCTTAAGCCGCTTATGGTTACAGAGAGTGCTATTGTGCTAGTGAGGTGTTCAACTACTGGGGTGTTGGAGTTGGTGCGGATCCGTGTGAACAAGGAGATGAGGAGCGTGCGGTGTACATGA
- the LOC101301727 gene encoding F-box protein CPR30-like, with amino-acid sequence MTENYLPEDIIVKILHRVPLKPLIRFSTVSKGWHSIIFADPQFKKSHTKFASAQQTLSRRLLYSTASQVESLDLEAPSFGDTSSVRKLSCPFNKHGNRIKLLGSCNGLVCVALESTRNLYIWNPTNGFFQKLPDPGFSQEDNIVVYSGLGHLSATDDYKVIVAAGRARSRDRRKLYLQRDEIKEVKIFSLRSKLWIELIPPRLTLERQGTLCNEALHWLHCKSIVVFDLAKEEFRLMPLPDCLVRRQFYIRLGVSSGGCLCVTHIFNSENSIELWVMRKYGVRESWTKLFNCNIAERPRGTYVSRPILVTESILFMFIWDWDNRLVLKIDHEQGIVGQYMFPKVDMIERIVPNVIQYMIGYEESSVWLSDYHACSEREEEGQ; translated from the coding sequence ATGACAGAAAATTACCTACCAGAAGACATCATTGTGAAAATCCTCCACAGGGTTCCCCTAAAACCCCTAATACGATTCAGCACTGTTTCGAAAGGCTGGCATTCCATTATATTTGCCGACCCTCAATTCAAGAAATCCCATACGAAATTTGCTTCTGCGCAGCAAACCCTCAGTCGAAGACTCCTCTATTCCACGGCCTCTCAAGTTGAATCCTTAGACTTGGAGGCGCCGTCGTTTGGAGACACTTCTTCCGTCAGAAAGCTCAGCTGCCCCTTCAATAAACACGGGAATCGTATCAAGCTACTAGGCTCCTGTAATGGCTTGGTATGTGTAGCTCTTGAGTCTACGCGAAACTTGTATATTTGGAACCCAACAAACGGATTCTTCCAAAAGTTACCCGACCCTGGTTTCTCCCAAGAAGATAATATTGTGGTTTACTCTGGTTTAGGGCATTTGTCAGCCACAGACGACTACAAAGTTATAGTTGCCGCCGGTAGAGCTAGAAGCAGAGATCGCCGCAAACTCTATTTGCAGCGGGACGAGATCAAGGAGGTGAAGATATTCTCATTAAGGTCTAAGTTATGGATTGAACTGATCCCTCCACGCTTGACCCTTGAGCGTCAGGGGACTTTGTGCAATGAGGCACTTCATTGGTTGCATTGCAAAAGTATCGTTGTTTTTGATTTGGCCAAGGAAGAGTTCAGGCTAATGCCGCTGCCTGATTGTCTCGTTCGTAGACAGTTTTATATCCGTCTTGGCGTTTCATCTGGAGGATGCCTGTGTGTGACGCATATCTTCAATTCTGAAAACTCTATTGAGTTGTGGGTGATGAGAAAATATGGCGTGCGTGAATCTTGGACTAAGCTCTTTAACTGTAACATTGCCGAACGGCCGCGTGGGACGTATGTCAGTCGACCAATCCTGGTTACGGAGAGTATACTTTTTATGTTTATATGGGATTGGGATAACAGGTTGGTCTTGAAGATCGATCATGAACAAGGGATAGTAGGCCAATATATGTTTCCTAAGGTTGACATGATTGAAAGAATTGTGCCTAATGTGATCCAATATATGATTGGATACGAAGAGAGTTCAGTTTGGCTTAGTGATTACCATGCATGTAGTGAAAGAGAAGAAGAAGGTCAATAG